In Streptomyces sp. NBC_00878, a single window of DNA contains:
- the rpsD gene encoding 30S ribosomal protein S4, which produces MANQSRPKVKKSRALGIALTPKAVKYFEARPYPPGEHGRGRKQNSDYKVRLLEKQRLRAQYDVSERQLVRAYERAAKTQGKTGEALVIELERRLDALVLRSGIARTIYQARQMVVHGHIEVNGQKVDKPSFRVKPDDVVMVRERSRSKTLFEVARAGGFAPDGETPRYLQVNLGALAFRLDREPNRKEIPVICDEQLVVEYYAR; this is translated from the coding sequence ATGGCGAACCAGTCCCGCCCCAAGGTCAAGAAGTCGCGTGCCCTCGGCATCGCGCTGACCCCGAAGGCCGTCAAGTACTTCGAGGCCCGCCCCTACCCGCCGGGCGAGCACGGCCGCGGCCGTAAGCAGAACTCGGACTACAAGGTCCGTCTGCTCGAGAAGCAGCGTCTGCGCGCGCAGTACGACGTGTCCGAGCGCCAGCTCGTCCGCGCCTACGAGCGTGCCGCCAAGACGCAGGGCAAGACCGGTGAGGCCCTGGTCATCGAGCTGGAGCGTCGTCTCGACGCCCTGGTTCTGCGTTCGGGCATCGCCCGCACGATCTACCAGGCCCGCCAGATGGTCGTCCACGGCCACATCGAGGTCAACGGCCAGAAGGTCGACAAGCCGTCCTTCCGCGTCAAGCCCGACGACGTCGTGATGGTCCGCGAGCGCAGCCGCAGCAAGACGCTGTTCGAGGTCGCCCGCGCCGGTGGCTTCGCCCCCGACGGCGAGACCCCGCGCTACCTCCAGGTGAACCTCGGCGCCCTGGCCTTCCGCCTGGACCGCGAGCCGAACCGCAAGGAGATCCCGGTGATCTGCGACGAGCAGCTCGTCGTCGAGTACTACGCCCGCTGA
- a CDS encoding DUF948 domain-containing protein: protein MSGGEVAGILVAVFWAILVSFLAVALVRLAQTLRATTKLVADVTDQAVPLLADASTAVRSAQTQIDRVDAIASDVQEVTSNASALSTTVASTFGGPLVKVAAFGYGVRRAMGGRREDAPAKPARRTVIVGRTVPSARRGKRKKD, encoded by the coding sequence GTGTCCGGTGGAGAGGTGGCCGGGATCCTGGTGGCCGTCTTCTGGGCGATCCTGGTCTCCTTCCTCGCGGTGGCACTCGTGAGGCTGGCCCAGACGCTCAGGGCGACCACCAAGCTCGTCGCGGACGTGACCGACCAGGCCGTCCCGCTTCTGGCAGACGCCTCCACGGCCGTGCGCTCCGCACAGACCCAGATCGACCGGGTCGACGCCATCGCCTCGGACGTCCAGGAGGTCACGTCGAACGCGTCGGCGCTCTCCACGACCGTCGCGTCCACCTTCGGCGGCCCCCTCGTGAAGGTCGCGGCATTCGGCTACGGCGTGCGCCGGGCCATGGGCGGCCGCCGCGAGGACGCGCCCGCCAAGCCCGCGCGACGTACCGTGATCGTGGGCCGCACCGTCCCGTCGGCGCGACGGGGAAAGCGGAAGAAGGACTGA
- a CDS encoding DUF6167 family protein, which translates to MFRRTFWFTAGAAAGVWATTKVNRKLRQLTPESLAAQAANKALEAGHRIKDFALDVRDGMVQREAELGEVLGLNTDPELPSPRRVAAIENSDTTKYRKNPTYVERSTYSYNRNEDH; encoded by the coding sequence ATGTTCCGCCGTACGTTCTGGTTCACCGCTGGCGCAGCCGCCGGTGTGTGGGCCACCACCAAGGTCAACCGCAAGCTCCGGCAGCTGACGCCCGAGAGCCTCGCGGCCCAGGCAGCCAACAAGGCACTCGAAGCGGGCCACCGCATCAAGGACTTCGCGCTCGACGTCCGCGACGGAATGGTCCAGCGGGAGGCCGAACTCGGCGAGGTGCTCGGACTGAACACCGATCCCGAACTGCCCTCCCCGCGGCGCGTCGCGGCCATCGAGAACAGCGACACCACGAAGTACCGCAAGAACCCGACGTACGTCGAGAGGTCGACGTACTCGTACAACCGGAATGAGGACCACTGA
- the alaS gene encoding alanine--tRNA ligase, whose amino-acid sequence MESAEIRRRWLSFFEERGHTVVPSASLIADDPTLLLVPAGMVPFKPYFLGEVKPPFDRATSVQKCVRTPDIEEVGKTTRHGTFFQMCGNFSFGDYFKEGAIKYAWELLTSPQDKGGYGLEPEKLWITVYLEDDEAERIWHDVVGVPKERIQRLGKKDNYWSMGVPGPCGPCSEINYDRGPEFGVEGGPAVNDERYVEIWNLVFMQYERGEGTSKEDFEILGDLPSQNIDTGLGLERLAMILQGVQNMYEIDTSMAVIKKATELTGVEYGAAHGSDVSLRVVTDHMRTSVMLIGDGVTPGNEGRGYVLRRIMRRAIRNMRLLGATGPVVKDLVDTVISMMGQQYPELVTDRERIEKVSVAEENAFLKTLKAGTNILDTAVTETKAAGGAQLPGDKAFLLHDTWGFPIDLTLEMAAEQGLSVDEDGFRRLMKEQRERAKADAKSKKTGHADMGAYREIADAAGETDFIGYSDTEGESTVVGILVDGVSSPAATEGDEVEIVLDRTPFYAEGGGQIGDTGRIKVDTGAVIEIRDCQKPVPGVYVHKGVVQVGEVTVGAKAQAVIDVRRRTAIARAHSATHLTHQALRDALGPTAAQAGSENQPGRFRFDFGSPAAVPTAVMTDVEQKINEVLARDLDVHAEILSIDEAKKQGAIAEFGEKYGERVRVVTIGDFSKELCGGTHVHNTAQLGLVKLLGESSIGSGVRRIEALVGVDAYNFLAREHTVVAQLQELIKGRPEELPEKVSAMLGKLKDAEKEIEKFRAEKVLQAAAGLAGSAKDVQGVALVTGQVPDGTTADDLRRLVLDVRGRIQGGRAVVVALFTTVGGKPLTVIATNEAARERGLKAGDLVRAAAKTLGGGGGGKPDVAQGGGQNPAAIGDAVDAVERLVAETAK is encoded by the coding sequence ATGGAGTCGGCCGAGATTCGTCGCCGCTGGTTGAGCTTCTTCGAGGAGCGCGGTCACACCGTCGTCCCTTCGGCGTCGCTCATCGCGGACGACCCGACTCTGCTCCTGGTCCCGGCCGGCATGGTGCCCTTCAAGCCCTACTTCCTGGGTGAGGTCAAGCCGCCGTTCGACCGCGCCACCAGCGTCCAGAAGTGCGTCCGCACGCCGGACATCGAAGAGGTCGGCAAGACCACCCGGCACGGCACGTTCTTCCAGATGTGCGGCAACTTCTCCTTCGGCGACTACTTCAAGGAAGGCGCCATCAAGTACGCCTGGGAGCTGCTCACCAGCCCCCAGGACAAGGGCGGTTACGGCCTGGAGCCGGAGAAGCTCTGGATCACCGTGTACCTGGAGGACGACGAGGCCGAGCGCATCTGGCACGACGTCGTCGGTGTGCCCAAGGAGCGCATCCAGCGCCTCGGCAAGAAGGACAACTACTGGTCCATGGGCGTCCCGGGCCCCTGCGGCCCGTGTTCCGAGATCAACTACGACCGCGGCCCCGAGTTCGGCGTCGAGGGCGGCCCGGCCGTCAACGACGAGCGGTACGTGGAGATCTGGAACCTCGTCTTCATGCAGTACGAGCGCGGCGAGGGCACCTCGAAGGAGGACTTCGAGATCCTCGGCGACCTGCCGAGCCAGAACATCGACACCGGCCTCGGCCTGGAACGCCTCGCCATGATTCTGCAGGGCGTGCAGAACATGTACGAGATCGACACCTCCATGGCCGTCATCAAGAAGGCCACCGAGCTGACGGGTGTCGAGTACGGCGCCGCCCACGGCTCCGACGTCTCGCTGCGCGTGGTCACCGACCACATGCGCACGTCCGTGATGCTCATCGGTGACGGCGTCACCCCGGGCAACGAGGGCCGCGGCTATGTCCTGCGCCGCATCATGCGCCGCGCCATCCGCAACATGCGCCTGCTGGGCGCCACGGGTCCGGTGGTCAAGGACCTCGTCGACACCGTCATCTCGATGATGGGCCAGCAGTACCCCGAGCTCGTCACCGACCGCGAGCGCATCGAGAAGGTCTCCGTCGCCGAGGAGAACGCCTTCCTCAAGACGCTGAAGGCCGGCACGAACATTCTCGACACCGCTGTCACGGAGACCAAGGCCGCCGGCGGCGCGCAGCTGCCCGGCGACAAGGCCTTCCTGCTCCACGACACCTGGGGCTTCCCCATCGACCTCACCCTGGAGATGGCCGCCGAACAGGGCCTCTCCGTGGACGAGGACGGTTTCCGGCGCCTGATGAAGGAGCAGCGGGAGCGGGCCAAGGCCGACGCCAAGTCCAAGAAGACCGGGCACGCCGACATGGGCGCCTACCGCGAGATCGCCGACGCCGCCGGCGAGACCGACTTCATCGGCTACTCGGACACCGAGGGCGAGTCCACGGTCGTCGGCATCCTCGTCGACGGTGTCTCCTCGCCGGCCGCCACCGAGGGCGACGAGGTCGAGATCGTCCTCGACCGCACCCCGTTCTACGCCGAGGGTGGCGGCCAGATCGGCGACACCGGCCGCATCAAGGTGGACACCGGTGCCGTCATCGAGATCCGCGACTGCCAGAAGCCGGTCCCGGGCGTGTACGTCCACAAGGGCGTCGTCCAGGTCGGCGAGGTGACCGTCGGTGCCAAGGCCCAGGCCGTCATCGACGTACGCCGCCGCACGGCCATCGCCCGTGCCCACTCGGCCACGCACCTCACGCACCAGGCCCTGCGCGACGCCCTCGGCCCGACGGCCGCCCAGGCCGGTTCCGAGAACCAGCCCGGCCGTTTCCGCTTCGACTTCGGCTCCCCGGCCGCCGTACCCACGGCCGTGATGACGGACGTCGAGCAGAAGATCAACGAGGTGCTCGCCCGCGACCTGGACGTGCACGCCGAGATCCTGAGCATCGACGAGGCCAAGAAGCAGGGCGCCATCGCCGAGTTCGGCGAGAAGTACGGCGAGCGCGTCCGCGTCGTCACCATCGGCGACTTCTCCAAGGAACTGTGCGGCGGCACGCACGTCCACAACACCGCCCAGCTGGGCCTGGTGAAGCTGCTCGGCGAGTCGTCGATCGGTTCCGGCGTACGCCGTATCGAGGCCCTGGTGGGCGTCGACGCCTACAACTTCCTCGCCCGTGAGCACACGGTCGTCGCCCAGCTCCAGGAGCTGATCAAGGGCCGTCCGGAAGAGCTCCCGGAGAAGGTCTCCGCGATGCTCGGCAAGCTGAAGGACGCCGAGAAGGAGATCGAGAAGTTCCGCGCCGAGAAGGTGCTCCAGGCCGCCGCCGGTCTTGCCGGGTCCGCCAAGGACGTTCAGGGCGTCGCCCTGGTCACCGGCCAGGTCCCGGACGGCACGACCGCCGACGACCTGCGCAGGCTGGTCCTCGACGTCCGCGGCCGCATCCAGGGCGGACGGGCCGTCGTGGTCGCCCTCTTCACCACCGTGGGCGGCAAGCCGCTGACGGTCATCGCCACCAACGAGGCCGCCCGCGAGCGCGGCCTCAAGGCCGGTGACCTGGTGCGTGCCGCCGCCAAGACCCTCGGCGGCGGCGGTGGCGGCAAGCCGGACGTCGCCCAGGGCGGCGGTCAGAACCCGGCCGCCATCGGTGACGCCGTCGACGCCGTCGAGCGCCTCGTGGCCGAGACAGCCAAATGA
- the ruvX gene encoding Holliday junction resolvase RuvX, which produces MRRGRRLAIDVGDARIGVASCDPDGILATPVETVPGRDVPAAHRRLKQLVEEYEPIEVVVGLPRSLKGGEGPAAVKVRAFAQDLARGIAPVPVRLVDERMTTVTASQGLRASGVKSKKGRSVIDQAAAVIILQQALESERASGRSPGEGVEVVS; this is translated from the coding sequence ATGCGCCGCGGCCGCCGTCTCGCCATTGACGTAGGGGATGCCCGGATCGGGGTCGCCTCGTGCGACCCCGACGGGATCCTCGCCACTCCGGTGGAGACCGTGCCGGGACGCGATGTCCCCGCCGCCCACCGGCGGTTGAAGCAGCTCGTCGAGGAGTACGAGCCGATCGAGGTCGTCGTCGGACTTCCTCGCTCCCTCAAGGGGGGCGAGGGCCCGGCCGCCGTCAAGGTCCGTGCCTTCGCGCAGGACCTCGCCCGGGGTATCGCACCTGTTCCGGTGCGGCTCGTGGACGAGCGGATGACCACGGTGACGGCCAGTCAGGGACTGCGCGCCTCGGGCGTGAAGTCCAAGAAGGGCAGATCGGTCATCGACCAGGCAGCGGCCGTGATCATCCTCCAGCAGGCACTGGAGTCCGAACGGGCGTCGGGTAGATCTCCGGGCGAGGGCGTCGAAGTGGTCAGCTGA
- the mltG gene encoding endolytic transglycosylase MltG, with product MTEYGRGPGSEPWHPEDPAYGDGGWGGQEAHAAQSPYGGQPQHHPQEPQQPQQQYGDWGSGQQAGYDQGQQQYYAQGHQQQYTQNQQYGGQPQQQYNGQGGQAYQDQSGQQYGGGQQYNNGGQRYNNGGQQYNNGGQQYSDGQQHNGGWDNTGQQHQQQPQQQPRVPYGVDPNDPYGGQSAAYGGQRPDQYGTPDAYPPPQPPSRRRAEPEPPPTDWDPGPDQGEHAFFAGGNDEDDDDADDEANGRRRGKGDKGSKDTGKKKGRSGIGCMVLALVFTGVIGGVGYYGYQFYQERFGAAPDYAGDGTSEQVTVVIPKDAFGSVIGQKLKAAGVVKSVDAFVSAQASNPNGDKIQPGSYLLKKEMSAKSAVALMLDPKSQSSLVVKEGQRNGAVYAAIDKQLGVAAGTTKDVAKKKFKSLGLPDWANSDSDIKDPLEGFLYPATYPAAKGMKPETVLKEMVAQANKEYAKYDLETKAKELNLKDPLQVITVASLVQAEGITSQDFKKMAAVVYNRLKSTNTITNQKLEFDSAYNYLKGQSKIDIVTSEIRNYDDPYNTYFYKGLPPGPIGNPGQEALKASVSPDSGAWMFFISVDGKKTDFTKTLSEHEKLVQEFNARRNKD from the coding sequence ATGACTGAGTATGGCCGGGGCCCAGGCTCCGAACCGTGGCATCCGGAGGACCCGGCTTACGGGGACGGCGGATGGGGAGGACAGGAGGCCCACGCGGCCCAGTCCCCCTACGGCGGCCAGCCGCAGCACCACCCGCAGGAGCCGCAGCAGCCGCAGCAGCAGTACGGCGACTGGGGCTCGGGCCAGCAGGCCGGCTACGACCAGGGGCAGCAGCAGTACTACGCCCAGGGTCACCAGCAGCAGTACACCCAGAACCAGCAGTACGGCGGCCAGCCCCAGCAGCAGTACAACGGCCAGGGCGGGCAGGCGTATCAGGACCAGAGCGGTCAGCAGTACGGCGGCGGCCAGCAATACAACAACGGTGGTCAGCGGTACAACAACGGTGGCCAGCAGTACAACAACGGCGGGCAGCAGTACAGCGATGGCCAGCAGCACAACGGGGGCTGGGACAACACGGGGCAGCAACACCAGCAACAGCCCCAGCAGCAGCCCCGGGTCCCGTACGGCGTCGATCCGAACGATCCCTACGGCGGCCAGTCCGCCGCGTACGGCGGTCAGCGGCCCGACCAGTACGGGACCCCCGACGCGTATCCGCCGCCGCAGCCGCCGAGCCGCCGTCGAGCCGAGCCGGAACCGCCGCCGACCGACTGGGATCCGGGCCCGGACCAGGGTGAGCACGCGTTCTTCGCGGGCGGCAACGACGAAGATGATGACGACGCCGATGACGAGGCCAACGGCCGTCGGCGGGGCAAAGGCGACAAGGGCAGCAAGGACACCGGCAAGAAGAAGGGCCGGAGTGGCATCGGCTGCATGGTCCTGGCGCTTGTCTTCACCGGAGTGATCGGCGGGGTCGGCTACTACGGCTACCAGTTCTACCAGGAGCGTTTCGGCGCGGCGCCCGACTACGCGGGCGACGGCACGAGCGAACAAGTGACCGTGGTGATTCCCAAGGATGCCTTCGGGTCGGTGATCGGCCAGAAACTGAAGGCGGCGGGTGTCGTCAAGAGTGTGGACGCCTTCGTCTCCGCGCAGGCGTCCAACCCGAACGGGGACAAGATCCAGCCGGGCTCCTATCTGCTCAAGAAGGAGATGTCCGCCAAAAGCGCTGTCGCGCTGATGCTCGACCCCAAGAGTCAGAGCAGCCTGGTGGTCAAGGAGGGGCAGCGGAACGGCGCGGTGTACGCGGCGATAGACAAACAGCTGGGTGTCGCCGCGGGCACCACCAAGGACGTCGCGAAAAAGAAGTTCAAGAGCCTCGGACTTCCGGACTGGGCGAACAGCGACAGTGACATCAAGGATCCGCTGGAAGGATTCCTCTACCCGGCGACCTATCCCGCCGCCAAGGGTATGAAGCCCGAAACGGTCCTGAAGGAAATGGTGGCACAGGCCAATAAGGAGTACGCCAAGTACGACCTGGAGACGAAGGCCAAGGAACTCAACCTGAAAGACCCGTTGCAGGTCATCACGGTTGCGAGCCTGGTTCAGGCCGAAGGCATCACGAGCCAGGACTTCAAGAAGATGGCCGCCGTCGTCTACAACCGCCTGAAGTCGACGAATACCATCACCAACCAGAAACTCGAATTCGATTCGGCGTACAACTACCTTAAGGGTCAGAGCAAGATCGATATCGTCACGAGCGAGATCCGCAACTACGACGACCCGTACAACACGTACTTCTACAAGGGTCTTCCGCCCGGGCCGATCGGAAACCCGGGTCAGGAGGCGCTGAAGGCGTCGGTGAGTCCGGACAGCGGTGCGTGGATGTTCTTCATCTCCGTCGACGGGAAGAAGACGGACTTCACCAAGACCTTGAGCGAGCACGAGAAACTGGTTCAGGAATTCAATGCACGGCGCAACAAGGACTGA
- a CDS encoding shikimate dehydrogenase, whose product MHGATRTDGDRRCRAAVLGSPIAHSLSPVLHRAAYAELGLDGWSYDRFEVDEAALPGFVGKLGSEWAGLSLTMPLKRAVIPLLDEISETAAAVEAVNTVVFTEDGQRLGDNTDVPGMVAALRERGIEQVDSAAILGAGATASSALAALARICTGEVVAYVRGEARAAEMRQWGARLDVEVRTEDWADAAHALRAPLVIATTPAGTTDDLSAAVPERPATLFDVLYDPWPTALAARWSGYGGAVVSGLDLLVHQAVLQVEQMTGRGPAPLDAMRAAGEKALASR is encoded by the coding sequence ATGCACGGCGCAACAAGGACTGACGGGGACCGGCGCTGTCGGGCCGCTGTTCTCGGTTCCCCGATCGCCCATTCCCTCTCCCCGGTGCTGCACCGCGCCGCATACGCGGAACTGGGCCTCGATGGCTGGTCGTACGACCGTTTCGAGGTCGACGAGGCGGCCCTGCCCGGATTCGTCGGGAAACTCGGTTCCGAATGGGCCGGTCTGTCGCTGACCATGCCGCTGAAGCGGGCGGTGATCCCCCTGCTCGACGAGATCAGCGAGACCGCGGCCGCCGTCGAGGCCGTGAACACGGTCGTGTTCACGGAGGACGGGCAGCGCCTCGGCGACAACACCGACGTGCCCGGGATGGTCGCAGCCCTGCGGGAGCGGGGCATCGAGCAGGTGGACTCCGCGGCGATCCTCGGCGCGGGCGCCACCGCCTCCTCCGCGCTCGCCGCACTCGCGCGGATCTGCACGGGCGAGGTCGTCGCGTACGTACGCGGCGAGGCGCGCGCCGCCGAGATGCGGCAGTGGGGCGCGCGGCTCGACGTAGAGGTGCGTACGGAGGATTGGGCGGACGCGGCGCATGCCCTGCGCGCGCCGCTCGTCATCGCCACCACCCCGGCGGGTACCACCGACGACCTGTCGGCCGCCGTCCCGGAGCGGCCCGCCACGCTCTTCGACGTGCTGTACGACCCGTGGCCCACCGCACTGGCGGCCCGCTGGTCAGGGTACGGAGGCGCCGTCGTCAGCGGCCTCGACCTGCTCGTGCACCAGGCCGTGCTCCAGGTCGAGCAGATGACCGGGCGAGGACCGGCGCCGCTGGACGCCATGCGCGCAGCGGGCGAGAAGGCGCTCGCGAGCAGGTAG
- the aroC gene encoding chorismate synthase has translation MSRLRWLTAGESHGPALVATLEGLPAGVPITTEMVADHLARRRLGYGRGARMKFERDEITFLGGVRHGLTLGSPVAIMVGNTEWPKWEQVMSADPVDPKILDELARNAPLTRPRPGHADLAGMQKYGFDEARPILERASARETAARVALGAVARSYLKETAGIEVVSHVVELAAAKAPYGVYPTPADVARLDADPVRCLDADASKAMVAEIDQAHKDGDTLGGVVEVLAYDVPVGLGSHVHWDRRLDARLAAALMGIQAIKGVEVGDGFDLARVPGSKAHDEIVRTDEGIRRTSGRSGGTEGGLTTGELLRVRAAMKPIATVPRALATIDVATGEATKAHHQRSDVCAVPAAGIVAEAMVALVLADAVAEKFGGDSVPETRRNVESYLQNLVVR, from the coding sequence TTGAGCAGGTTGCGCTGGCTGACCGCGGGGGAGTCCCACGGTCCCGCACTTGTCGCGACGCTGGAGGGACTTCCCGCCGGCGTGCCGATCACCACGGAGATGGTGGCGGACCACCTGGCCAGGCGGCGCCTCGGGTATGGACGCGGCGCGCGCATGAAGTTCGAGCGCGACGAGATCACCTTCCTGGGCGGCGTGCGGCACGGTCTCACGCTGGGCTCCCCGGTCGCGATCATGGTGGGCAACACCGAGTGGCCCAAGTGGGAACAGGTCATGTCGGCCGACCCCGTCGACCCGAAGATCCTCGACGAGCTGGCGCGCAACGCCCCGCTGACCCGGCCCCGGCCCGGCCACGCCGACCTCGCCGGAATGCAGAAGTACGGCTTCGACGAGGCCCGGCCGATCCTGGAGCGGGCTTCCGCGCGCGAGACCGCAGCCCGAGTCGCTCTCGGCGCCGTGGCGCGTTCGTACCTCAAGGAGACGGCAGGCATCGAGGTCGTCTCGCACGTCGTCGAGCTGGCCGCCGCGAAGGCGCCGTACGGCGTCTACCCGACCCCCGCCGACGTGGCGCGGCTCGACGCCGACCCGGTGCGCTGCCTCGACGCCGACGCGTCGAAGGCGATGGTCGCGGAGATCGACCAGGCCCACAAGGACGGCGACACGCTCGGCGGCGTGGTCGAGGTCCTCGCGTACGACGTGCCGGTGGGTCTCGGCTCGCATGTGCACTGGGACCGGCGGCTCGACGCCCGGCTCGCGGCCGCGCTCATGGGCATCCAGGCCATCAAGGGGGTCGAGGTCGGCGACGGCTTCGACCTGGCGCGGGTGCCGGGCTCCAAGGCGCACGACGAGATCGTCCGGACCGACGAAGGCATCAGGCGGACCTCCGGGCGCTCCGGCGGCACCGAGGGCGGCCTGACGACCGGCGAACTCCTGCGCGTACGGGCCGCCATGAAGCCCATCGCGACGGTGCCGCGCGCACTGGCCACCATCGACGTGGCGACCGGTGAGGCGACCAAGGCGCACCACCAGCGCTCGGACGTGTGCGCGGTGCCGGCCGCGGGCATCGTCGCCGAGGCCATGGTGGCGCTGGTCCTCGCGGACGCGGTGGCGGAGAAGTTCGGCGGCGACTCCGTGCCCGAGACGCGGCGCAACGTCGAGTCGTACCTCCAGAACCTGGTCGTGCGGTGA
- a CDS encoding shikimate kinase — translation MGVGKSTVGAMVAERLGCVYRDTDDDIVAEQGRTIADIFVDEGEPAFRAIEKQAVRQALAGHDGVLALGGGAILDADTRALLAGQPVVYLSMDVEEAVKRTGLNAARPLLAVNPRRQWRELMDARRHLYTEVASAVVATDGRTPEEVAQAVLDALELKKA, via the coding sequence ATGGGGGTCGGCAAGTCCACGGTCGGCGCCATGGTCGCGGAGCGGCTCGGCTGCGTCTACCGGGACACCGACGACGACATCGTGGCCGAGCAGGGCCGCACCATCGCGGACATCTTCGTGGACGAGGGCGAGCCCGCCTTCCGCGCGATCGAGAAGCAGGCGGTCCGGCAGGCCCTGGCCGGGCACGACGGCGTACTGGCACTCGGCGGCGGCGCGATCCTCGACGCGGACACCCGGGCGCTGCTGGCCGGACAGCCCGTCGTGTACCTCTCCATGGACGTCGAGGAAGCGGTCAAGCGCACCGGCCTGAACGCCGCCCGGCCCCTGCTCGCCGTCAATCCGCGCAGGCAGTGGCGCGAGCTGATGGACGCCCGCCGCCACCTGTACACCGAGGTCGCGAGCGCCGTGGTGGCCACTGACGGACGCACCCCCGAAGAGGTCGCCCAAGCGGTCCTCGACGCACTGGAGTTGAAGAAGGCATGA
- the aroB gene encoding 3-dehydroquinate synthase — MSEAVTRIHVGGTAGSEPYEVLVGRQLLGELGALVGERVKRVAVIHPEALAETGEALRADLAGQGYDAVAIQVPNAEEAKTAEVAAYCWKALGQSGFTRTDVIVGVGGGATTDLAGFVAATWLRGVRWIAIPTTVLGMVDAAVGGKTGINTAEGKNLVGAFHPPAGVLCDLAALDSLPVNDFVSGLAEIIKAGFIADPAILELIEADPQGARTPAGPHTAELIERSIKVKAEVVSSDLKESGLREILNYGHTLAHAIEKNERYEWRHGAAVAVGMHFAAELGRLAGRLDDATADRHRTILESVGLPLSYRYDQWPRLLETMKVDKKSRGDLLRFIVLDGLGKPTVLEGPDPAVLLAAYGEVGD; from the coding sequence ATGAGCGAGGCAGTGACGCGGATCCACGTCGGCGGCACGGCGGGCAGCGAGCCGTACGAGGTCCTGGTCGGCCGCCAACTGCTCGGCGAACTGGGCGCGTTGGTGGGAGAGAGGGTCAAGCGGGTCGCGGTGATCCACCCCGAGGCACTCGCCGAGACCGGTGAGGCGCTGCGGGCCGACCTGGCCGGGCAGGGCTACGACGCCGTCGCCATCCAGGTGCCCAACGCGGAGGAGGCCAAGACCGCCGAGGTCGCCGCGTACTGCTGGAAGGCGCTCGGACAGTCCGGCTTCACCCGCACCGACGTGATCGTCGGCGTGGGTGGCGGGGCGACCACCGACCTCGCCGGGTTCGTGGCGGCGACCTGGTTGCGCGGAGTGCGCTGGATCGCCATCCCGACCACCGTGCTCGGCATGGTGGACGCGGCGGTCGGCGGCAAGACCGGCATCAACACCGCCGAGGGCAAGAACCTCGTCGGTGCCTTCCACCCGCCCGCCGGTGTGCTGTGCGACCTGGCCGCCCTCGACTCGCTGCCGGTCAACGACTTCGTGTCCGGACTCGCCGAGATCATCAAGGCCGGCTTCATCGCCGACCCGGCGATCCTCGAACTCATCGAGGCCGACCCGCAGGGCGCCCGCACCCCCGCCGGACCGCACACCGCCGAGCTCATCGAGCGCTCCATCAAGGTCAAGGCCGAGGTCGTCTCGTCCGACCTGAAGGAGTCCGGGCTGCGCGAGATCCTCAACTACGGGCACACCCTCGCCCACGCGATCGAGAAGAACGAGCGCTACGAGTGGCGGCACGGCGCGGCGGTCGCGGTGGGCATGCACTTCGCGGCCGAACTGGGCCGGCTGGCGGGGCGCCTCGATGACGCGACCGCGGACCGGCACCGCACGATCCTGGAGTCCGTCGGGCTGCCGCTGAGCTACCGCTACGACCAGTGGCCGAGGCTCCTGGAGACCATGAAGGTCGACAAGAAGTCCCGCGGCGACCTCCTGCGCTTCATCGTCCTCGACGGCCTGGGCAAGCCCACCGTCCTGGAGGGCCCCGACCCGGCGGTGCTCCTCGCCGCCTACGGCGAAGTGGGCGATTAG